The Sediminicola sp. YIK13 genomic sequence ATCCAAAAGGCCCATTTTAGTTTGCAAGTGTTTAATTTTATTCTTGCCCCCATCCTTATTCAACAATTTAAGCAACTTTGTTTTGCTCCGTGGCGCCAAAATTTCCCCTAGATTTCTGTTTGCCAATTCCCCTACCCTTTCACCTAAAATCAGGGCGGCAGATTCATTGGCCCGCGATATCATGCCGTGGGAATCTGTAATCAAGATTCCTTCAGAAGTACTATCAAAAATACTTTGTAACAATGCGATATCTAAAAACTGGTTTTCCATCATAAAATCTGCACTCTAAACGATCTTTCGAATAGTAACAGACCTAAAGAAGCGTTCCTAATTAAAAGCAACAATCCACTTGTCCTAAAAACATGGCCACAACGTTATAAGTTCTGCAGTAAAAGATCACTTGAGACCACCAAATATAGGTCTCAAGGCTATCCCTAAATATGATATATATCATCAAGTACACTTAAGAAAATAAATCCCATATAAAGACGCTATTTTCAAAGTTTATTACGGGTGAAAATTAAATAAGAGTATTTCATAAGTTGGGCCAGCATAAGGGATCCGAAAGCAAACACAGCTACTAATTGATACTGAAAAAAGGATAATTCCACCAAGGAAAGTGCTGTGGCAATAGGCGCTGTCACAGCAGCGGAATAGGTTAATAGAAGACTCAATGCCATTGCCCCCCACACCCATAAATTAGTGGTAACTTCATTCCTGAAAAAGGAGAAGCCTACTTTAGGGATGTTAAAAATATTGAGCAATTGCGAAAGGATCAGGGTATAAAAGGCCATATTATTTATCACCTGGGGCGATAGCTTCAATACAAAATGACCATACCAAGTTATCCCAAGAACCCCTACACTAATGGCCAGACCATAGAGCATAGTAGCATGCCAGTGCAAGGGGGTCATAAGAGGTTCATTGGATTTTCTTGGCGGCATTAGCATAATTCCTTTTTCCCCTTTGCCCAGTCCCAGTGCCAGGGCCGGAAAAATATCTGTAATAAGGTTTAGGAATAATATTTGAAGGGGCAATAAGGGCGATGGTAAAACCAATAAGGCTGCCAAACCTACGGATAGCACCTCGGCAAGGTTACTGGAAATCAGGTAAACTACAAATTGACGAATATTCTGATAAATGACCCTCCCCTGGCGTATGGCCACTTCTATGGCGGTAAATTTATCATTCTTAAGGATCATGTCCGCCGCCTCCCTTGCGGCCTCCGTGCCGCGTATTCCCATAGCAATCCCTATATCGGCCTTTTTTAATGCTGGGACATCATTGATTCCATCTCCTATCATACCCACAATAAACCCGTTTTCCTGATAAAACTTTATTAGGTCCAGCTTTTGTTCCGGTACTACCCTGGCAAAAACATTGGCATCGAGGATTTGTGCTCTTTGCTTGGTGTCCAGATTCCCCAGCGCACCCAATTGCCCTGCCATCAAAGCTCTTTTATGGGTATCATTTTCATTTATGATACCTATATCCTGTGCTATTTTTTTTGCGGTCCCCAAATGATCCCCTGTGATCATGACCACTCTAATCCCTGCCTTTTTATAAATTGCCACGGTATCTTTAACATCCGATCGTGCGGGATCCAGAAACCCTAGAATACCTAGAAATGTCAGATGGTCCAACATGTTCCCCTCTTTTGGTGGGATTTGACAATCCTTATAGGCAAATGCAATTGTCCGCAGCCCACTGGACGCCATATCATCGACCAACTTCTCCCACGTTTCCCTATTTTCAAATACTATTTTCTTTCCGTTCTTAATACCTGTATCACATAAATCAATAATACTTTCAAATGCACCTTTGGCATAGGTATGAAAACATTGTGGCCCTTGATGTAGGGTTGCCATCATCTTACGATCTGTGGTAAAAGGGATTTGATCCAATTCGGGATAGGAGCGTCTCGTCTCTTTTGGGTCATAGCCGTGCTTTGACGCAAAGTCCAATAATGCCTTGTCAACGGTATCCACTTTTCCATAGAGGTTATGGATCGGCACATCATTGCAAAGTACGCTTCCCATCATCATCTCATGGAAGCTCTTGTTATGGACAAGGGCCTCCAGTTCATTTGTTTTCTTATCGTGTACCTCCCAAACCCTCTCCGTGTCAATTTGGATGCTGTGCACCTGCAGTTTCTCCTCGGTCAGCGTACCTGTTTTATCCGTACAAATAATATTAGTGGCACCCAAGGCCTCCACGGCTTCCAGGCTTTTAATGACCACCTGTTTACGGGATAATCTTATCATTCCTCTAGCCAAGGCGATAGTGGCCACTATTGGAAGACCTTCGGGAATGGTAGCAACGGCAAGGGCAATTCCCGTTTGCAACATCAACATAAAATCCAGTCCCCGAAGATATCCCGTAAAAATGATAAGAACCGTTAAAAACAAGGTCAAGACGATAAGCCGCTTACTCAATTGATTGAGATTTTTCTCCAATGGGGTCCGCTCCTGCTTAGAGGCCATTGCCAATTGATGTATTTTTCCCAGTTGTGTGTTTATTCCCGTGGAAGTGACAATTGCCCTTCCTGAGCCTCCGGTGACCATAGTTCCTTTAAAGACCATATTGGATTGTTCGGTAATTGGTACTTGGTCAAAAATGGTATCTGTATTCTTTTCAATTGATATGCTCTCCCCTGTTAAGGATGATTCCTTTACCTGAAGATTATCCTGTTCTATGAGACGACCGTCGGCTACGATCAAATCGCCTTCTTGTAGTAGTAAAATATCTCCTGGAACCACTTCGGTCGCCTTAATTTTCAAAGCCCCGCCCGATCGCAAGACATATACGAAGGTTTCACCCATTTTTCTCAAGGACTCCAAGGATCTTACCGCTTGTAGTTCCATGAAATACCCTATAAAAACAGTGATAAAGATTACCGTAAAAATTGCAATGGCTTCTGCCCAATTTTTGTAGAGCAGTGCCAATAAAGTAGCAACAAATAAAATGTAAATTATGGGATCGACGAACTGACTTAAAAAAATATACCTCCGCTTTTTTATTTGATCCCTTGGAATTTTATTGGCGCGATATTTTGATAATCGCTCCTTTACTTCCTCACTATTTAACCCCTTGTCCAAATTGGTGCCAAGTTGCTTAACTAGCTCATTAATAGGAAGACGGTAAGGATGGAGTATCATGGTCTTTAGTAGTTGGCCCCTGTTAAATGCGCCATAGAAAATCTATGTAAAAGAAGAACTGGTATACAACAATACCCCTTGGCAAAAAACCATTACAGAAGGAAGCAATTTCTGTAACGAATTTACCAAGGGGTAGATATAGGAATTACCTATACAAATGTTTTAATCGCACTACTTCACCAAAATGTTAGGCGATTTGGATAATCTTTGGCGGCCTTTTTTTAGCCTCTTCTTTCTTGGCCAGGTTAAAGCTTAAAATTCCGTCTTTATACTGGGCTTTTACAGCTTCTTCCTTAACACTTTCGGGTAACTGCAACGACCTTTCAAAGGAGTTGTAACTAAATTCCCTTCGTGTATAATCCTCCTCTTTTTCTTCTTTGGAGGTAGATTTCTCAGCTTCGATATTCAAACAACCATCATCTATGGTCACACTAAAATCTTTTTTGCTGAATCCCGGTGCTGCCAGTTCGATTTCGAAATGGTCATCGGTCTCTTTGATATTTAATGCAGGCTCCCCTCTTTTACCATTCCAAAACCTGTCACCCAGAACATTTCTGCTCATAAGTCGGTTTTCAAAAAAGTCATCCATATCAAAAAAATCTGATGTAATGAGACTTCCAAATGGTCTTCTGTTTCTAAATTTTACTAGTGACATAATATCTATTTTTTAAGGTTAAATTTTCTTACTGTTCAAAAATACAGTTAAGTAACAGCTATTGAAATGACCTAGATCAGCAACCAAAAATTAAAACATATTTAATGAAAACTCCTATGCCGAAAAGCTGTAACAAGCACCTCTTTTTTGCCCTAAAAGATATTGGCACCAATGATATTTATCATTGACAAAACCTTGCCATGAACTTACATTTAGGGTTAAAACAAAAGGATATGGAGTATTATTTTAAAAAGTCGTTCCACAATGTAGATTTTGACGATATGGTAAAGAGAACTACCACTGCTTTAAAAACTGAAGGATTTGGTGTGTTGACAGAAATTGACATGAAAGCCACCTTAAAACAAAAATTAGATGTTGATTTTCACAACTATAAAATATTAGGCGCCTGTAATCCGCCCTTTGCCTACAAAGCTTTACTTGCAGAAGACAAGATTGGGACCATGCTTCCCTGCAATGTCATTATACAGGAAAAAGAGAAAGGCAATATTGAGGTGGCCGCCGTAGATCCCAATGCCTCCATGATGGCCGTAGGCAATAAAGATCTTGCTGAGATCGCCACAGAGGTGACCCAAAAATTAAAGAATGTTATTGCCCTTTTATAAATAGGCCTATTTTTCTTTAAAGCTTTTCATCCTGACCATTGTCATCTTTCCCATACTTCAGGTTTTGTAAATTGAAGGATAAGATTAGAAGTTTTTCATATGGAAAAAACAGTGGCAGATCATTATATTTCACTAAATACGGATACTCCTATTTGGAACCAATTCTTTACGGTGGGACCCCTGATTGTAGTTGGCACCAAAGAAGGTGATCACTATGACCTTGCGCCAAAACATATGGCGACCCCCATTGGATTATCCAACTATTTTGGCTTTGTCTGTACCCCCAACCACGCTACATACCACAACGTAAAAGCAACCGGAGAGTTTGCCATAAGCTTTCCTTTGCCCGACCAAATAGTCTTGTCCTCATTAAGTGCTTCCCCTAGATGTAGAGAACGTAACGATGAGAAACAGATCATTAGTTCCTTGCCTACGGTAAAAGCCACTTCTATAGATGCCCTATTTTTAGAGAATTCCTATTTATATCTTGAATGCAACCTTTTTAAAATAATTGACGGTTTTGATAACGATAGCATCATTACAGGAAAGGTAATTACTGCCTTTGTAAAAAGCAATTATCACAGGGACCCAGACGGAGATGATCAGGAGATGATAAAGAACAATCCCCTACTGGCCTATATTGCCAACGGCCGTTTCGCTTCCATTTCAGAAACTTTCAATTTCCCATTCCCAAAAGGTTTTGAAAGATGAGCACAAACATAGACATAGCAACCAGCATTAAACAGTATTTAGGCCTCCACCGGGAAGAAATGATCCTTTTCCTAAAAGACCTTGTAACCCTTGAGACCCCCTCAAAAGTTATGGCTTCACAACAAGGCATCTTTGATGTCCTGCTGGACAAATTGGAGGCCATGGATTATAAAACCATACATATTCCGGGGAAAGCCACCGGCGGCTATCTTTTTGCACGTCCCAAAAAGAGGAATAAAAAGTTACCCCTACAGTTATTGATAGGACATTGCGATACGGTGTGGCCTTTGGAAACCCTGAAAGATATGCCGTTTTTGGAGGAGAATGGCAAGATAAAAGGACCTGGTGTCTATGATATGAAAGCTGGACTAACACAGATCATCTTTGCGATTCAGGCCATACAGTCATTGCAACTGCCCCTTAACATTACCCCTATAATCTTGATCAACTCAGACGAAGAAATAGGCAGTAGGGAATCTACAGCAATCATAACAAGACTGGCAAAAATATCGAAAAGGGCCTTTGTTCTGGAACCGCCCCTGGGCTTGGGCGGCAAATTAAAAACGGCTAGGAAAGGTTTGGGACGTTTTACCATAAGGGCCAAAGGGAAGGCAGCCCATGCCGGATTGGATCCTACCAAAGGGATCAACGCCATAGTAGAGCTCTCCCATCAAATTCAAAAACTATATGCCATGAACGATTTTGATAAGGGCATTACCGTCAATGTTGGGATGATAGAAGGAGGTGTTTCTGCCAATGTGGTGGCACCTGAAAGTACGGCAGTAATAGATGTAAGGGTATTTAAGGATGCTGACGGAGATTATATCACCAAAAAAATAAAAGCTCTGAAACCTTACCTCAAGGATATTGAACTACAGGTAGAAGGTGGTATGGGAAGACCTCCAATGGAAAAAACGCCCCGCAACCAACAATTATGGGAAGTGGCAAAACGCCAAGGCGATGCTTTGGGGCTGCAATTAGAGGAAGCCACGGCAGGGGGAGGCTCTGACGGCAACACCACCAGTCAGTACACAGCCACTCTGGATGGACTGGGCACACCCGGCGATGGTGCCCATGCTCCCCATGAGTATATCAAGGAAAACCAACTGGTGGAAAGGACCGCTTTATTATCACTTTTATTGATCACGGACTCTTAAAATTAATACTATGAACCATCAATATATATATACATCACTTACACGGATTTCGGATTTGCCAGAAACTGATTTTGTCGTTAATAAACTCCCAAGGGAACAATGGCAGAACGGAGATTATGTCGTTTGTAAAATCACGGACCCCGGAAGCAGCATATTAAAATTGGAGCTTCCCAATGGACGGATGAGGGGCATTATTGGCGGAGAATTACTAGTAGGGGCTTTAGGGGAGCGTTTTGCCACCCTAGAGGCAACCGGAACTTGGAGAAAAGTAGGGGAAGACCTAAAAATGACCGTATTAACGGGTGCGGGCCTCTTAGGAAAACTTACCTCTAAATCGGTCTATATGCCCAATTTAATCGAATTGGTCTACACTGGGCACACCTTTCGATATGGTGAAAAGCTCACCATGGACAGTTTTGTAAGGCCAGAAACCTATGTGCCCTATACCACACCAGTGATCCTCTTTGTAGGAACCTCCATGTCCGCGGGCAAGACTACCTCCGCCAGGATTGTTACCAATCTATTTAAACATGCCGGACATAAGGTAGTTGGTGCCAAACTTACCGGTGCAGGTAGATTTAAGGATATCCTGGCCATTAAGGATGTTGGCGCCGATCAGGTGATGGATTTTGTGGATGTTGGCCTTCCCTCAACCATTTGTCCCAGGGAAGAGTACCAGGAAAAATTGGCCCAACTGCTCAGCAAAATAGAAAAAGTAAAAGCTGATGTTGCCATTATTGAAATAGGAGCTTCCCCTTTGGAGCCTTACAATGGAGACATTGCTATCAATGCCATACGGGAACAAATAAAATGTGTCATTCTCAGTGCTTCCGATCCCTATGCCGTTCACGGGCTGATAAAAGTGTTTGACATTGTCCCGGATATTGTAACCGGGGTTGCCACAAATACCTTGGCCGGATGTAGAATGGTGGAGACACTATGCAAGGTGAAAGCCCTAAATTTAATAGATGCCTCCACTACCCCAGCGTTAAAAAAGATGCTGTCATCGGCTACAGGGTTATCCTTGGAGAACCAAATATTGGAAACGGAACCCCTAAAACTGCATACGCGTATAGATTTTGTACATACTACCAAAGAGGCGAAATTGGAACAACTTATCTTGGACAAGATGAACCATTTATTTGAGAAGTACAATGATTTGATCAAGGCCCATGTGATCATAGAAGAAGAGAAGGCGTCATCTTCCAAAGGAAAGATCTGTAAAATAGAACTAAGCTCCCCTGGACCAAGAATCTTCGCCTCTTCCGACGAACCTACTTTTGAGGCTTCGGTGGCAGAAACGGTGCGCGACTTGGATAGGCAGTTACTAAAACGCAAGGAGAAAATGAACCCTCACCTTTAAGAGATGCCACCCAAAATAGCGCATAACGCCCAAATATTGCTTGAAGAACGGTATCTTCAAAAAAACGGCCCAGGCGCTAGCATTGAGACACCCGATCAGCTTTTTAGGAGGGTTGCACGGCATATTGCCAGCGTTGAGGATAAGAACAAGGACCACTGGGAGGACTGTTTTTATGACCATATGACCAAGATGGAGTTTTTGCCTAATTCCCCTACCCTAATGAATGCAGGCTTACCGAAGGGACAATTGAGTGCCTGTTTTGTACTGCCCATAAATGACAGCTTGGACGAGATTTTCACCACGCTTAAAAATGCTGCCCTGATCCATCAAAGCGGAGGAGGTACGGGCTATAATTTTTCCAGAATACGCCCGAAAAACGATACCATTTCCACTACAGGCGGCAAGTCATCCGGTCCTATTGCTTTTATGAAAGTATTTGATGCCGCTACAGAACATGTGAAGCAAGGTGGAAAACGCAGAGGTGCCAATATGGGTATTTTAAATATGGACCACCCAGACATAGCACAGTTTGTGGTTGCTAAATTAGACGGTAGCAGTTTACAAAATTTCAATATTTCTGCAGGCATTACGGATCATTTCATGGAGGCAATGATCAATACTGAAAAATGGGAACTCATTAATCCAAGAACAGGACAACCAGAACGAACCATTGAAGCCAAGGAACTTTGGAATTCTTTAATTAATGCCGCTTGGAAAACAGGAGATCCAGGACTCATTTTTTTGGACACCATCAACGGACATAATCCTCTTTTGCAACAAGGTCGCATCCAAAGTACCAATCCTTGTGGGGAGGTTCCCTTGTTCGATTATGAAAGCTGTAATTTAGGATCCATAAATCTCTCCAAGATTTTGGGATTGGGTTCTAAAGAATCAACTATTGATTGGGACAAGCTGAAGTTATTGGTTCAAATGGGGATCCGGTTTTTGGACAATGTCATCCAATCCAATTGCTATGTACTGCCAGAGGTTGCCGAAATGGCATTGAAAAATAGAAAAATAGGTCTGGGGGTGATGGGCTGGGCAGAATTATTGCTGCAACTAGAGATCCCCTACGCCTCAAAAGAAGCCATTCAACTGGCAGAAAAGTTAATGCGCTTTATACAGGAGACCAGTTTTAATGCCTCATGCGATATCGCTAAGGAAAAAGGATGCTTTCCGGCTTGGGTGGACAGCGTACATTATCCGAACCTCCCCTTACGGAACGCAACCTGTAACAGTATAGCCCCAACGGGAAGTATTTCGATAATCGCCAATACCTCTTACTCCATTGAACCCCTATATGCCCTTGCCTTTAAACGAACAGGAATATTGGGCACTAAAACCCAGCAGGTGTTACATCCTATTGTCAAAAACAAATTGACACAACTTGGGCACTGGAACAACGATATTAAGGACCAAATTCTAGAAACGGGTAGTATTAGAGAAATTGAGTCCATCCCAGATCACATTAAAAAACTATTTGAAACCAGTTTGGAAATCCCTTGGAAATACCACTTGGAACATCAGAGGGCGTTCCAAAAATATACGGACAATGCGGTCTCCAAAACTATTAACCTTCCCAGTTCCGCATCTATATCGGATATTTCAGAAATTTATATAACGGCATGGAAATACGGGCTAAAAGGCATCACCATTTACCGCGATGGCAGTAAGGCAAATCAAGTGCTGCAAAAGTGCGGGGCTATAGAACCTTTAAGTTGTTGAAATTGTTTTTTCCTTAAGACCGTAACACCAAATATTTTGACCATCAGGGACCCCATTTATTATCGTACCTGAAAATACTGGGCATATCCCAATAATCCTTCATTTAACATATGTACGACATTTTCACTTGTCACGGTTGCTCCAGAAATCCCATCAATGGGTTGTTCCCCTTTTATCCATTCTTTTCCATTTTGTACCAGAGCGAATGTATTGTTTGAAATTTTTATGGTCTTCCCTATAAATTGATTTTGGAAAGAAGCGCGGGTTATTCCGGCTCCATACCCTTCCGTTTCGGCCTTGTGTTCAAATTTTACTTTTAGGATCTCGTGCGTAGTGGCGTCCATTAACAATTTTGCCCAAATTGGTCCTCCAAAACCCTTCCCTTTGACCATCAATAGTACCTTGTTGGAATCGTTAATTTCCATGATCGGTCGGTTTTGTTTGCTTTCAGAACTTGGGTACGACTTAAAAAGGGTAGCCCCATCTTCCAGATCCAAAGAAGTTATATTTCCACGGACATCCATCATCTTAAACCCTACCACGTCAGCCACGTCCATGTCATTGGTTTCAGAAATATCTGCAAATCTCAGGAGCTCTTGTAATGTCGAATTTATTTTTTGAGCATTACTGCTTGCAGCGACAACGGGTTCTTCGAGATTTGGCTGTACGTTGGACTTATCCCTGCAATTCAGAAATAGGATAAGAATTATTGAATAAATGATGATCTTTTTCATGATGAAGTCAATTTTCGGATTCTTGAAATAAGGGATGGAATCTTTTCCTTTTTAAGGTTCCTTATCAATTCTTGTATTTCCCCTTCCCTTTCGTGATACTGTTTATTAATATCATAAAGTGCCTGAAGCGCATTTACCCGAACAATCTTACTTTCCGAGCTATCGGTAACCCAACTTGTCAGGACATCCGATACTTCTAGTCTCTGAATTGGTGTAAGCGGTAATCTTCCTACCATTTGAGCCAGGTGCCACTTAAATTCCTTGTGTTTTGCTGTCTTTAAAAAATGGAGGATATCTCTTTGGTGCGGCCATAAATAATTGGGATGGCCCCTAGAGATCTTTTCCAAA encodes the following:
- a CDS encoding Hsp20/alpha crystallin family protein, which produces MSLVKFRNRRPFGSLITSDFFDMDDFFENRLMSRNVLGDRFWNGKRGEPALNIKETDDHFEIELAAPGFSKKDFSVTIDDGCLNIEAEKSTSKEEKEEDYTRREFSYNSFERSLQLPESVKEEAVKAQYKDGILSFNLAKKEEAKKRPPKIIQIA
- a CDS encoding DUF302 domain-containing protein — its product is MEYYFKKSFHNVDFDDMVKRTTTALKTEGFGVLTEIDMKATLKQKLDVDFHNYKILGACNPPFAYKALLAEDKIGTMLPCNVIIQEKEKGNIEVAAVDPNASMMAVGNKDLAEIATEVTQKLKNVIALL
- a CDS encoding flavin reductase, producing MEKTVADHYISLNTDTPIWNQFFTVGPLIVVGTKEGDHYDLAPKHMATPIGLSNYFGFVCTPNHATYHNVKATGEFAISFPLPDQIVLSSLSASPRCRERNDEKQIISSLPTVKATSIDALFLENSYLYLECNLFKIIDGFDNDSIITGKVITAFVKSNYHRDPDGDDQEMIKNNPLLAYIANGRFASISETFNFPFPKGFER
- a CDS encoding adenosylcobalamin-dependent ribonucleoside-diphosphate reductase, whose protein sequence is MPPKIAHNAQILLEERYLQKNGPGASIETPDQLFRRVARHIASVEDKNKDHWEDCFYDHMTKMEFLPNSPTLMNAGLPKGQLSACFVLPINDSLDEIFTTLKNAALIHQSGGGTGYNFSRIRPKNDTISTTGGKSSGPIAFMKVFDAATEHVKQGGKRRGANMGILNMDHPDIAQFVVAKLDGSSLQNFNISAGITDHFMEAMINTEKWELINPRTGQPERTIEAKELWNSLINAAWKTGDPGLIFLDTINGHNPLLQQGRIQSTNPCGEVPLFDYESCNLGSINLSKILGLGSKESTIDWDKLKLLVQMGIRFLDNVIQSNCYVLPEVAEMALKNRKIGLGVMGWAELLLQLEIPYASKEAIQLAEKLMRFIQETSFNASCDIAKEKGCFPAWVDSVHYPNLPLRNATCNSIAPTGSISIIANTSYSIEPLYALAFKRTGILGTKTQQVLHPIVKNKLTQLGHWNNDIKDQILETGSIREIESIPDHIKKLFETSLEIPWKYHLEHQRAFQKYTDNAVSKTINLPSSASISDISEIYITAWKYGLKGITIYRDGSKANQVLQKCGAIEPLSC
- a CDS encoding M20 family metallopeptidase — its product is MSTNIDIATSIKQYLGLHREEMILFLKDLVTLETPSKVMASQQGIFDVLLDKLEAMDYKTIHIPGKATGGYLFARPKKRNKKLPLQLLIGHCDTVWPLETLKDMPFLEENGKIKGPGVYDMKAGLTQIIFAIQAIQSLQLPLNITPIILINSDEEIGSRESTAIITRLAKISKRAFVLEPPLGLGGKLKTARKGLGRFTIRAKGKAAHAGLDPTKGINAIVELSHQIQKLYAMNDFDKGITVNVGMIEGGVSANVVAPESTAVIDVRVFKDADGDYITKKIKALKPYLKDIELQVEGGMGRPPMEKTPRNQQLWEVAKRQGDALGLQLEEATAGGGSDGNTTSQYTATLDGLGTPGDGAHAPHEYIKENQLVERTALLSLLLITDS
- a CDS encoding cation-translocating P-type ATPase, with amino-acid sequence MILHPYRLPINELVKQLGTNLDKGLNSEEVKERLSKYRANKIPRDQIKKRRYIFLSQFVDPIIYILFVATLLALLYKNWAEAIAIFTVIFITVFIGYFMELQAVRSLESLRKMGETFVYVLRSGGALKIKATEVVPGDILLLQEGDLIVADGRLIEQDNLQVKESSLTGESISIEKNTDTIFDQVPITEQSNMVFKGTMVTGGSGRAIVTSTGINTQLGKIHQLAMASKQERTPLEKNLNQLSKRLIVLTLFLTVLIIFTGYLRGLDFMLMLQTGIALAVATIPEGLPIVATIALARGMIRLSRKQVVIKSLEAVEALGATNIICTDKTGTLTEEKLQVHSIQIDTERVWEVHDKKTNELEALVHNKSFHEMMMGSVLCNDVPIHNLYGKVDTVDKALLDFASKHGYDPKETRRSYPELDQIPFTTDRKMMATLHQGPQCFHTYAKGAFESIIDLCDTGIKNGKKIVFENRETWEKLVDDMASSGLRTIAFAYKDCQIPPKEGNMLDHLTFLGILGFLDPARSDVKDTVAIYKKAGIRVVMITGDHLGTAKKIAQDIGIINENDTHKRALMAGQLGALGNLDTKQRAQILDANVFARVVPEQKLDLIKFYQENGFIVGMIGDGINDVPALKKADIGIAMGIRGTEAAREAADMILKNDKFTAIEVAIRQGRVIYQNIRQFVVYLISSNLAEVLSVGLAALLVLPSPLLPLQILFLNLITDIFPALALGLGKGEKGIMLMPPRKSNEPLMTPLHWHATMLYGLAISVGVLGITWYGHFVLKLSPQVINNMAFYTLILSQLLNIFNIPKVGFSFFRNEVTTNLWVWGAMALSLLLTYSAAVTAPIATALSLVELSFFQYQLVAVFAFGSLMLAQLMKYSYLIFTRNKL
- a CDS encoding HPF/RaiA family ribosome-associated protein — translated: MNHQYIYTSLTRISDLPETDFVVNKLPREQWQNGDYVVCKITDPGSSILKLELPNGRMRGIIGGELLVGALGERFATLEATGTWRKVGEDLKMTVLTGAGLLGKLTSKSVYMPNLIELVYTGHTFRYGEKLTMDSFVRPETYVPYTTPVILFVGTSMSAGKTTSARIVTNLFKHAGHKVVGAKLTGAGRFKDILAIKDVGADQVMDFVDVGLPSTICPREEYQEKLAQLLSKIEKVKADVAIIEIGASPLEPYNGDIAINAIREQIKCVILSASDPYAVHGLIKVFDIVPDIVTGVATNTLAGCRMVETLCKVKALNLIDASTTPALKKMLSSATGLSLENQILETEPLKLHTRIDFVHTTKEAKLEQLILDKMNHLFEKYNDLIKAHVIIEEEKASSSKGKICKIELSSPGPRIFASSDEPTFEASVAETVRDLDRQLLKRKEKMNPHL
- a CDS encoding FMN-binding protein — encoded protein: MKKIIIYSIILILFLNCRDKSNVQPNLEEPVVAASSNAQKINSTLQELLRFADISETNDMDVADVVGFKMMDVRGNITSLDLEDGATLFKSYPSSESKQNRPIMEINDSNKVLLMVKGKGFGGPIWAKLLMDATTHEILKVKFEHKAETEGYGAGITRASFQNQFIGKTIKISNNTFALVQNGKEWIKGEQPIDGISGATVTSENVVHMLNEGLLGYAQYFQVR